One stretch of Pandoraea oxalativorans DNA includes these proteins:
- a CDS encoding NUDIX domain-containing protein, producing MTQQQDDQHLIETGIESDTVYEGAFLTIKRDRVRLPDGKTAIREYTTHPGAVMVIPLFEDGQVLMERQYRYPLKRVMTELPAGKLDEAEGGLVCGQRELLEETGYRAERWDYLTRIHPVISYSTEFIDIWLARDLTKGEQKLDEGEFLDVFKMPATDLLQWVREGRVTDVKSIIGAFWLEKILSGVWQPGERTPLR from the coding sequence ATGACCCAACAGCAAGACGACCAGCACCTGATTGAGACCGGCATCGAGAGCGATACCGTCTACGAAGGCGCGTTCCTCACCATCAAGCGCGATCGCGTGCGTCTGCCCGACGGCAAGACGGCGATTCGCGAGTACACGACTCATCCGGGGGCGGTGATGGTGATCCCGTTGTTCGAAGACGGTCAGGTACTCATGGAGCGCCAGTATCGCTATCCCCTGAAGCGCGTGATGACGGAGTTGCCCGCGGGTAAGCTCGACGAGGCCGAGGGCGGTCTGGTGTGCGGTCAGCGCGAATTGCTGGAAGAAACAGGCTATCGCGCCGAGCGCTGGGATTACCTGACCCGCATTCACCCGGTGATTTCGTATTCGACGGAGTTCATCGATATCTGGCTGGCACGCGATCTGACGAAGGGCGAGCAGAAGCTGGACGAAGGCGAGTTTCTGGACGTTTTCAAGATGCCCGCGACGGACTTGCTTCAATGGGTGCGCGAAGGGCGCGTCACGGACGTGAAATCGATTATCGGCGCGTTTTGGCTGGAAAAGATATTATCGGGAGTCTGGCAGCCCGGCGAACGTACGCCGTTGCGCTGA
- the nuoK gene encoding NADH-quinone oxidoreductase subunit NuoK, whose product MMSLSLAHYLVLGAILFAISITGIFLNRRNVIVLLMAIELMLLAVNLNFVAFSHYLGDIAGQVFVFFILTVAAAEAAIGLAILVTLFRKLETVNVEDLDRLKG is encoded by the coding sequence ATGATGTCGTTGTCGCTAGCGCATTACCTGGTGTTGGGCGCGATTCTGTTCGCGATCAGCATTACCGGTATCTTCCTCAACCGCAGAAATGTGATTGTGCTGCTCATGGCCATCGAGTTGATGTTGCTCGCGGTCAATCTGAACTTCGTCGCGTTCTCGCATTACCTGGGCGACATTGCCGGCCAGGTATTCGTGTTCTTCATTCTTACGGTGGCCGCCGCAGAAGCTGCGATCGGTCTGGCCATTCTGGTCACGCTGTTCCGTAAGCTCGAAACGGTCAACGTCGAAGATCTCGACCGCCTCAAGGGTTAA
- the nuoN gene encoding NADH-quinone oxidoreductase subunit NuoN, with amino-acid sequence MQNINLLPALPEAILLLMILVIMMCDAFFGQTRKLNYVLALITSAVVSVLWACNAADPASHYLFGNVFVADPMSNLLKAFGGLATFVTFVYGQKYLEARGLARGDFYVLSLFSLLGLSVMISGNSFLTLYLGLELMSLSLYALAAVWRDSTNATESAMKYYVLGALASGFLLYGMSMMYGATGSLELAKVFEVIASGAVNKIVLVFGVVFVVAGLAFKLGAAPFHMWVPDVYQGAPTPVTLLIGGAPKLGAFALLLRLLVEGMLPLAIDWQQMLIILAVLSLVIGNLTAIVQTNVKRLLAYSTISHMGFVLLGMLSGVVGGKIDGIADAYGSSLFYSVIYLLTTLGTFGIVLLLSRKGFEAENLSDLKGLNQRSPWFAFVMLMLMFSLAGIPPLAGFYAKLAVLQAVVNAGMVWLAVVAVIASLIGAFYYLRVVKLMYFDKADDTHALEGSGTMRFVLSINGLAMLYLGLMPGSLMDWCLRTIKLTLAS; translated from the coding sequence ATGCAAAACATTAATCTGCTGCCTGCGCTGCCGGAAGCCATCCTGCTGCTCATGATCCTCGTGATCATGATGTGCGACGCGTTCTTCGGCCAGACGCGCAAGCTCAACTACGTGCTGGCGCTCATCACGTCGGCTGTCGTGTCGGTGCTGTGGGCTTGCAACGCCGCCGACCCGGCGTCGCATTACCTGTTCGGCAATGTGTTCGTCGCCGACCCGATGTCGAACCTGCTCAAGGCCTTCGGTGGTCTGGCCACGTTCGTCACGTTCGTCTACGGCCAGAAGTATCTGGAAGCCCGCGGTCTTGCCCGAGGCGACTTCTACGTCCTCAGCCTGTTCTCGCTGCTGGGCTTGTCGGTGATGATCTCGGGCAACAGCTTCCTGACGCTGTATCTGGGTCTGGAACTGATGTCGCTGTCGCTGTATGCGCTCGCTGCCGTGTGGCGCGATTCGACGAACGCGACCGAGTCGGCCATGAAGTACTACGTGCTGGGCGCGCTGGCTTCGGGTTTCCTGCTGTACGGGATGTCGATGATGTACGGCGCGACGGGCTCGCTCGAACTCGCCAAGGTCTTCGAAGTGATCGCTTCGGGCGCCGTGAACAAGATCGTGCTGGTGTTCGGCGTGGTCTTCGTGGTCGCGGGTCTGGCGTTCAAGCTGGGTGCTGCGCCGTTCCACATGTGGGTGCCGGACGTCTATCAGGGCGCACCGACCCCGGTCACGCTGCTCATCGGCGGCGCACCGAAGCTGGGTGCCTTCGCGCTGCTGCTGCGCTTGCTGGTGGAAGGCATGCTGCCGCTGGCGATCGACTGGCAGCAGATGCTGATCATCCTGGCGGTACTCTCTCTGGTGATCGGTAACCTGACGGCTATCGTGCAGACCAACGTCAAGCGTCTGCTGGCGTACTCGACGATCTCGCACATGGGCTTCGTGCTGCTGGGCATGCTCTCGGGCGTGGTGGGCGGCAAGATCGACGGCATCGCCGACGCGTACGGTTCGTCGCTGTTCTACAGCGTGATCTATCTGCTCACGACGCTGGGTACGTTCGGTATCGTGCTGCTGCTCTCGCGTAAGGGCTTCGAAGCCGAGAACCTCTCGGATCTGAAGGGCCTGAATCAGCGCAGCCCGTGGTTTGCCTTCGTCATGCTGATGTTGATGTTCTCGCTGGCTGGCATTCCGCCGCTGGCAGGCTTCTACGCCAAGCTGGCCGTGCTGCAGGCCGTCGTGAACGCCGGTATGGTGTGGCTGGCAGTGGTCGCGGTGATCGCGTCGCTGATTGGTGCGTTCTACTACCTGCGTGTCGTGAAGCTGATGTACTTCGACAAAGCCGACGACACCCATGCGCTTGAAGGCAGCGGTACGATGCGCTTCGTGCTGTCGATCAACGGTCTGGCCATGCTGTATCTCGGCCTGATGCCGGGTTCGTTGATGGACTGGTGCCTGCGTACGATCAAGCTGACGCTGGCGAGCTGA
- the nuoL gene encoding NADH-quinone oxidoreductase subunit L: MASTLNPNLLLAIPLAPLVGSMIAGLFGKQVGRAGAHTVTILGVLVAFVLSVMTFIDVLNGASFNATVYEWARIGELKLEIGFLVDTLTVTMMCVVTSVSLMVHIYTIGYMAEDPGYQRFFSYISLFTFSMLMLVMSNNFLQLFFGWEAVGLVSYLLIGFWYTRPTAIYANMKAFLVNRVGDFGFLLGIGLLLAFTGTLNYGEVFAKANDVAALSFPGTDWRLITVACICLFIGAMGKSAQFPLHVWLPDSMEGPTPISALIHAATMVTAGIFMVSRMSPLFELSDTALSFITIIGAITALFMGFLGMIQNDIKRVVAYSTLSQLGYMTVALGVSAYPVAIFHLMTHAFFKALLFLGAGSVIIGMHHDQDMRNMGGLWKYMPITWITSLLGSLALIGTPFFSGFYSKDSIIEAVAASHLPGSGFAYFAVVASVFVTAFYSFRMYFLVFHGKEHFGQAHAHDHHDAHHEEEEDSPDEHHGLAPGQKPHESPAVVTIPLILLAIPSVIIGAIAIAPMLFGEFFKQGVAFKDVIFVGENHPAMEELGHEFHGWVAMALHSFGTLPIALSALGIILAAFFYLKRPDIPEALKNRFSGVYNLLDNKYYMDKINEVVFAKGALKIGRGLWKAGDQGLIDGAVVNGSARLVGWFAGVIRFVQSGYIYHYAFAMIIGMLGLLTLFVTLNGK, translated from the coding sequence ATGGCATCCACATTGAATCCCAACCTGCTGCTCGCGATTCCGCTGGCGCCGCTCGTCGGCTCCATGATTGCCGGCCTGTTCGGCAAGCAAGTCGGACGCGCGGGCGCCCACACGGTCACGATCCTCGGCGTGCTGGTCGCGTTTGTCCTGTCGGTCATGACCTTTATCGACGTGCTGAACGGGGCGAGCTTCAACGCCACGGTCTACGAATGGGCGCGCATCGGCGAGCTCAAGCTCGAGATCGGTTTCCTCGTCGACACCCTCACCGTCACGATGATGTGCGTGGTAACGTCCGTCTCGCTCATGGTGCACATCTACACCATCGGCTACATGGCGGAAGATCCTGGCTACCAGCGCTTCTTCTCGTACATCTCGCTGTTCACGTTCTCGATGTTGATGCTCGTGATGAGCAACAACTTCCTGCAACTGTTCTTCGGCTGGGAAGCGGTGGGTCTGGTCTCGTATCTGCTGATCGGTTTCTGGTACACGCGTCCGACTGCGATCTACGCCAACATGAAGGCGTTCCTGGTCAACCGCGTCGGCGACTTCGGTTTCCTGCTCGGCATCGGCCTGCTGCTGGCCTTCACCGGCACGCTGAACTACGGTGAAGTGTTCGCCAAGGCCAACGACGTTGCGGCCCTGTCGTTCCCGGGCACCGACTGGCGTCTGATTACGGTGGCCTGTATCTGCCTGTTCATCGGCGCGATGGGTAAGTCGGCGCAGTTCCCGCTGCACGTCTGGCTGCCGGACTCGATGGAAGGCCCGACCCCGATCTCGGCACTGATTCACGCGGCCACGATGGTGACGGCGGGTATCTTCATGGTGAGCCGTATGTCGCCGCTGTTCGAACTGTCGGACACCGCGCTGTCGTTCATCACGATCATCGGTGCGATCACGGCGTTGTTCATGGGCTTCCTGGGCATGATCCAGAACGACATCAAGCGTGTCGTGGCCTACTCGACGCTCTCGCAGCTCGGTTACATGACGGTCGCGCTCGGCGTGTCGGCCTACCCGGTCGCCATCTTCCACCTGATGACGCACGCGTTCTTCAAGGCGCTGCTGTTCCTCGGTGCGGGCTCGGTCATCATCGGTATGCACCACGATCAGGACATGCGCAACATGGGCGGCCTGTGGAAGTACATGCCGATCACGTGGATCACGTCGCTGCTGGGTTCGCTGGCGCTGATCGGCACGCCGTTCTTCTCGGGCTTCTACTCGAAGGACTCGATCATCGAAGCCGTCGCCGCCTCGCATCTGCCGGGTTCTGGCTTTGCCTACTTCGCAGTGGTCGCGAGCGTGTTCGTCACGGCGTTCTACTCGTTCCGTATGTACTTCCTGGTCTTCCACGGCAAGGAGCATTTCGGTCAGGCGCATGCGCACGATCATCACGACGCGCACCACGAGGAAGAAGAGGATTCGCCCGACGAGCACCACGGTCTGGCCCCGGGCCAGAAGCCGCACGAGTCGCCGGCTGTCGTCACGATTCCGCTGATTCTGCTGGCGATCCCGTCGGTCATCATCGGTGCCATCGCGATTGCGCCGATGCTCTTCGGCGAGTTCTTCAAGCAAGGCGTGGCGTTCAAGGACGTGATCTTCGTCGGCGAGAATCACCCGGCGATGGAAGAACTCGGCCACGAGTTCCACGGCTGGGTGGCGATGGCGCTGCACTCGTTCGGCACGTTGCCGATCGCATTGTCGGCGCTGGGCATCATTCTGGCGGCGTTCTTCTACCTCAAGCGTCCGGACATTCCGGAAGCGTTGAAGAACCGGTTCTCGGGCGTCTACAACCTGCTCGATAACAAGTACTACATGGACAAGATCAACGAAGTGGTCTTCGCCAAGGGCGCGCTCAAGATTGGTCGCGGCCTGTGGAAGGCAGGCGATCAGGGTCTCATCGACGGCGCCGTCGTGAATGGCAGCGCGCGTCTGGTGGGCTGGTTCGCCGGCGTCATCCGCTTCGTGCAATCCGGTTACATCTACCACTACGCGTTCGCCATGATCATCGGCATGCTCGGGCTCCTGACGCTGTTTGTGACGTTGAACGGCAAGTAA
- a CDS encoding NADH-quinone oxidoreductase subunit J, with translation MEFTTFLFYVFALILVISGLKVVTSRNPVQSALFLVLAFFNAAAIWMLLEAEFLAIMLVLVYVGAVMVLFLFVVMMIDINLDELRRGFGKFIPLASTVGAIMIVEAALVLMRGYGATRAPVKAVSAPDVSNTKALGVALYTDYIFAFEVAGLILLVAVVAAVALTMRTRKDHKQTDPSKQVRVKKRDRVRLVSMPAEARQQSTGTDKPAAE, from the coding sequence ATGGAATTCACAACTTTTCTTTTTTACGTGTTTGCGCTGATCCTCGTGATCTCCGGCCTGAAGGTCGTGACCTCGCGCAACCCCGTACAGTCGGCACTGTTCCTGGTGCTGGCCTTCTTCAATGCTGCGGCGATCTGGATGCTGCTCGAAGCCGAGTTTCTGGCCATCATGCTGGTGCTCGTCTACGTCGGCGCGGTGATGGTGCTGTTCCTGTTCGTGGTGATGATGATCGACATCAATCTCGACGAACTGCGTCGCGGCTTCGGTAAGTTCATTCCGCTGGCGAGCACCGTCGGCGCGATCATGATCGTCGAAGCGGCACTCGTGCTGATGCGCGGCTACGGCGCCACGCGTGCCCCGGTGAAGGCCGTGTCGGCACCGGACGTGTCGAACACCAAGGCGCTCGGCGTTGCGCTCTACACCGACTACATCTTCGCCTTCGAAGTGGCAGGTCTGATCCTGCTGGTGGCCGTCGTGGCAGCCGTTGCGCTCACGATGCGTACCCGTAAGGACCACAAACAGACCGACCCGAGCAAGCAGGTGCGCGTGAAGAAACGCGACCGCGTGCGTCTGGTGTCGATGCCCGCCGAAGCCCGGCAGCAATCCACCGGCACCGACAAGCCGGCGGCGGAATAA
- a CDS encoding NADH-quinone oxidoreductase subunit M, with translation MQSLPLLSLAIWLPIISGIVVLAVGNDRNPGGARALSLIGSLLSFLATLPLISNFDAKASSFQFVEKSSWIERFHINYFLGIDGISLWLVVLTALITVIVVIAGWEVITERVAQYMAAFLILSGLMIGVFSAQDGLLFYVFFEATLIPMYLIIGVWGGPNRVYAAFKFFLYTLLGSLLMLVALIYLYNATGSFTLTDWYAAKLPMNVQILLFVAFFMAFAVKVPMWPVHTWLPDAHVEAPTGGSVVLAAIMLKLGAYGFLRFSLPIAPDASHYLSGFMVALALIAIVYIGLVALVQTDMKKLVAYSSIAHMGFAILGFFMFSEIGMQGAMVQMISHGFVSGAMFLCIGVLYDRMHSRNIADYGGVVNTMPKFAAFLMLFAMANSGLPATSGFVGEFLVILGAVKLNFWVGLLAATSLITGAAYSLWMYKRVIFGAIANDHVRELVDINKREFFMLAVLAALTLFMGIYPKPFTDLMHTSVVNLLAHVAQTKLP, from the coding sequence ATGCAATCGCTACCGCTTCTGAGTCTGGCCATCTGGCTGCCCATCATCTCGGGGATCGTTGTCCTCGCGGTGGGTAACGACCGCAATCCGGGCGGCGCACGCGCGCTGTCGCTCATCGGCTCGCTGCTGAGCTTCCTGGCCACGCTGCCGCTGATCTCGAACTTCGACGCCAAGGCCTCTTCGTTCCAGTTCGTCGAGAAATCGAGCTGGATCGAACGCTTCCACATCAACTACTTCCTCGGCATCGACGGCATCTCGCTGTGGCTTGTCGTGCTGACCGCCCTCATCACGGTGATCGTGGTGATCGCGGGCTGGGAAGTGATCACCGAACGCGTGGCGCAGTACATGGCCGCGTTCCTGATCCTCTCCGGTCTGATGATCGGCGTGTTCTCGGCACAGGACGGCCTGCTGTTCTACGTGTTCTTCGAGGCTACGCTGATCCCGATGTATCTGATCATCGGTGTCTGGGGTGGTCCGAACCGCGTGTACGCCGCGTTCAAGTTCTTCCTGTACACGCTGCTCGGCTCGCTGCTGATGCTGGTCGCGCTGATCTATCTGTACAACGCGACGGGTTCGTTCACGCTGACCGACTGGTACGCCGCGAAGCTGCCGATGAACGTGCAGATATTGCTGTTCGTGGCCTTCTTCATGGCCTTCGCCGTGAAGGTGCCGATGTGGCCGGTGCACACCTGGCTGCCGGACGCCCACGTGGAAGCGCCGACGGGTGGCTCGGTCGTGCTGGCCGCCATCATGCTGAAGCTCGGCGCGTACGGTTTCCTGCGCTTCTCGCTGCCGATCGCACCGGACGCCAGTCACTACCTGTCGGGCTTCATGGTCGCGCTTGCGCTGATCGCCATCGTCTACATCGGCCTCGTGGCCCTGGTGCAGACGGATATGAAGAAACTGGTGGCTTACTCGTCGATCGCTCACATGGGCTTCGCGATCCTCGGCTTCTTCATGTTCAGCGAAATCGGCATGCAGGGCGCGATGGTGCAGATGATCTCGCACGGTTTCGTGTCGGGCGCCATGTTCCTGTGTATCGGTGTGCTGTATGACCGCATGCACTCGCGCAACATCGCCGACTACGGCGGTGTCGTGAACACGATGCCGAAGTTCGCCGCGTTCCTGATGCTGTTCGCCATGGCCAACAGCGGTCTGCCGGCAACGTCGGGCTTCGTGGGTGAGTTCCTGGTGATTCTGGGCGCTGTGAAGCTGAACTTCTGGGTGGGCCTGCTGGCTGCCACCTCGCTGATCACCGGCGCGGCTTACTCGCTGTGGATGTACAAGCGCGTGATTTTCGGCGCCATCGCCAACGATCATGTGCGCGAGCTGGTCGACATCAACAAGCGCGAGTTCTTCATGCTCGCAGTGCTGGCGGCGCTCACGTTGTTCATGGGTATCTATCCGAAGCCTTTTACGGACCTGATGCATACCTCCGTGGTTAACCTCCTCGCCCACGTGGCGCAGACCAAGCTGCCGTAA
- the nuoH gene encoding NADH-quinone oxidoreductase subunit NuoH, translated as MSLNEVINQYGTQLLGVAWPTVWALVRILVVAVILLLCVAYLILWERKLIGWMHVRLGPNRVGPAGLLQPIADVLKLLLKEVITPSQVSKGIYAIAPVMAVLPAFAIWAVIPFQPGAVLADVNAGLLYAMAISSIGVYGVILAGWASNSKYAFLGAMRASAQMISYEIAMGFALVTVLMTAGSLNLSDIVRSQEHGMFAGMGLNLLSWNWIPLLPMFVVYFISGIAETNRHPFDVVEGESEIVAGHMIEYSGMGFALFFLAEYINMIIISALASVLFLGGWSAPFGFLSFIPGVFWLAFKVFLLLSVFIWVRATFPRYRYDQIMRLGWKVFLPLTILWVIVVGGWIMSPWNIWG; from the coding sequence ATGAGCCTGAACGAAGTCATCAATCAATACGGCACGCAGCTGCTGGGCGTTGCCTGGCCGACGGTGTGGGCGCTGGTCCGCATTCTCGTCGTCGCCGTGATTCTGCTGCTGTGCGTGGCCTATCTGATTCTGTGGGAGCGCAAGCTCATCGGCTGGATGCACGTGCGTCTCGGTCCGAACCGCGTGGGTCCGGCAGGTCTGCTCCAGCCGATCGCCGACGTGCTGAAGCTGTTGCTCAAGGAAGTGATCACGCCGTCGCAAGTCAGCAAGGGCATTTACGCTATTGCGCCAGTGATGGCCGTGTTGCCGGCGTTCGCGATCTGGGCGGTGATTCCGTTCCAGCCGGGCGCGGTGCTGGCCGACGTGAACGCCGGTCTGCTCTACGCGATGGCCATTTCGTCGATCGGTGTCTACGGCGTGATTCTCGCCGGCTGGGCCTCGAACTCGAAGTACGCCTTCCTCGGCGCCATGCGTGCATCGGCTCAGATGATTTCGTATGAAATCGCCATGGGCTTCGCGCTGGTCACGGTGCTGATGACGGCCGGCTCGCTCAACCTGTCGGACATTGTGCGCTCGCAAGAGCACGGCATGTTCGCGGGCATGGGCTTGAACCTGCTGTCGTGGAACTGGATTCCGCTGCTGCCGATGTTCGTCGTCTACTTCATCTCGGGTATTGCGGAAACGAACCGCCACCCGTTCGACGTGGTGGAAGGCGAGTCGGAAATCGTGGCCGGTCACATGATCGAATACTCGGGCATGGGCTTCGCCCTGTTCTTCCTGGCCGAGTACATCAACATGATCATCATCTCGGCGCTGGCCTCGGTGCTGTTCCTGGGTGGCTGGAGTGCGCCGTTCGGCTTCCTGTCGTTCATCCCGGGTGTGTTCTGGCTGGCTTTCAAGGTGTTCCTGCTGCTGTCGGTGTTCATCTGGGTGCGTGCGACGTTCCCGCGCTACCGCTACGACCAGATCATGCGTCTGGGCTGGAAGGTGTTCCTGCCGTTGACGATCCTCTGGGTGATCGTGGTTGGGGGCTGGATCATGTCGCCCTGGAACATCTGGGGCTGA
- a CDS encoding DUF2818 family protein encodes MSAGGTLVILLAVLGANLPFVNQRLFGILGRKSAVKPLWLRLIEMVVAYLVVGALGYLIEAGIGNVFAQGWEFYAVTASLFVVFAFPGFVYRYLWRHRPAAAA; translated from the coding sequence ATGTCCGCAGGCGGTACGCTAGTCATTCTGCTGGCCGTGCTGGGCGCGAACCTGCCGTTCGTGAACCAGCGCTTGTTTGGGATTCTCGGACGCAAGTCGGCGGTCAAGCCGCTGTGGCTTCGACTGATCGAGATGGTGGTGGCGTACTTGGTCGTGGGTGCGCTGGGTTACCTGATCGAGGCCGGCATCGGTAACGTGTTCGCGCAGGGCTGGGAGTTCTATGCCGTGACGGCGAGCCTGTTTGTCGTGTTTGCGTTTCCGGGCTTCGTCTACCGGTATTTGTGGCGCCATCGACCGGCGGCCGCCGCGTGA
- the nuoI gene encoding NADH-quinone oxidoreductase subunit NuoI — MVRAIKDFFGSFLLLELLKGMALTGRYTFARKVTVQFPEEKTPLSPRFRGLHALRRYPNGEERCIACKLCEAVCPAMAITIESDVRDDNTRRTTRYDIDLTKCIFCGFCEESCPVDSIVETHILEYHGEKRGDLYFTKEMLLAVGDRYENEIAAAKAADAPYR, encoded by the coding sequence ATGGTAAGGGCAATCAAGGACTTTTTCGGCAGTTTCCTGTTGTTGGAACTGCTCAAGGGCATGGCGCTCACAGGGCGCTACACGTTCGCACGCAAGGTGACGGTGCAGTTTCCGGAAGAGAAGACGCCGCTGTCGCCGCGTTTTCGCGGTCTGCACGCACTGCGCCGTTATCCGAACGGCGAAGAACGTTGCATCGCGTGCAAGTTGTGCGAAGCCGTGTGCCCGGCAATGGCAATCACGATCGAATCGGATGTGCGTGACGACAATACCCGTCGTACCACGCGCTACGACATCGATCTGACCAAGTGCATCTTCTGCGGCTTCTGCGAAGAAAGCTGCCCGGTGGACTCGATCGTCGAGACGCACATTCTCGAGTATCACGGCGAGAAGCGGGGCGATCTGTACTTCACCAAGGAGATGCTGCTCGCGGTGGGCGATCGTTACGAAAACGAAATCGCGGCGGCCAAGGCGGCCGATGCGCCGTACCGTTAA
- the nuoG gene encoding NADH-quinone oxidoreductase subunit NuoG gives MVEIEIDGQKVEVPEGSMVIQAAKKNGTYIPHFCYHKKLSIAANCRMCLVEVEKAPKAVPACATPVANGMIVRTNSEKAVKAQQSVMEFLLINHPLDCPICDQGGECQLQDLAVGYGKSASRYQEEKRVVFHKNVGPLISMEEMSRCIHCTRCVRFGQEVAGVMEFGMLGRGEHSEITSFVGKTVDSELSGNMIDLCPVGALTSKPFRYSARTWELSRRKSVSPHDGVGANLVVQVKNNKVMRVVPLENEAVNECWISDKDRFSYEGLNSDERLTKPMLKQGGEWHEVDWQTALEYVGHGLTDIIRDFGADAVAALASPHATVEELHLLQKFVRALGSDNVDFRLRQTDVSGGTQGAPWLGLPIAELDTLQSALVVGSFLRKDHPLFASRLRSAVKAGGQLNLLHGSDDDLLVKLANKIIAAPSAWVSELAGIAVAAAAAKGVAAPAELAGVSASDAAKAIAASLINGERRAILLGNAVVQHPQFAQLHAIAQVIADITGAKLGFLTEGANTVGGYAVKALSAKGAAALFAQPRQAYLLLGAEPEFDSADAKQALTALTAAKMVVSLSPFKHGLEYADVLLPIAPFTETAGTFVNAEGLPQHFNGVVRALGDTRPGWKVLRVLGNLLKLQGFEQDTAEQVRDEALAGFSPASLDNRARAALVAPKAASQGLERLADVPIYAADALVRRAPSLQLTNDAKAALRATLPAALFDSLGLAKGDAVRVRQGDAVVTLPAARSETLPANVVRVPAATPASAALGAMFGEISVEKV, from the coding sequence ATGGTTGAAATCGAAATTGACGGCCAAAAGGTCGAGGTGCCCGAAGGCAGCATGGTGATCCAGGCTGCCAAGAAGAACGGCACCTATATTCCCCACTTCTGTTACCACAAGAAGCTGTCCATCGCTGCGAACTGCCGCATGTGCCTGGTCGAGGTCGAGAAGGCCCCGAAGGCTGTGCCGGCATGCGCTACGCCGGTGGCCAACGGCATGATCGTGCGTACGAACTCCGAGAAGGCTGTGAAGGCACAGCAATCGGTGATGGAGTTCCTGCTGATCAACCACCCGCTCGACTGCCCGATCTGCGATCAGGGCGGTGAGTGCCAACTGCAAGATCTGGCAGTGGGTTACGGTAAGTCGGCTTCGCGCTATCAGGAAGAGAAGCGCGTGGTGTTCCACAAGAACGTGGGCCCGCTCATCTCGATGGAAGAGATGTCGCGCTGCATTCACTGCACCCGTTGCGTGCGTTTCGGCCAGGAAGTGGCCGGCGTCATGGAATTCGGCATGCTGGGTCGCGGCGAGCACTCGGAAATCACGTCGTTCGTCGGCAAGACGGTCGACTCCGAACTCTCGGGCAACATGATCGACCTGTGCCCGGTCGGTGCGCTGACCTCGAAGCCGTTCCGCTACAGCGCCCGCACGTGGGAACTGTCGCGCCGCAAGTCGGTGAGCCCTCACGATGGCGTGGGTGCGAACCTCGTGGTGCAGGTGAAGAACAACAAGGTCATGCGCGTTGTGCCGCTCGAAAACGAAGCGGTCAACGAATGCTGGATCTCGGACAAGGATCGCTTCTCGTACGAAGGCCTGAACAGCGACGAACGTCTCACCAAGCCGATGCTCAAGCAGGGCGGCGAGTGGCACGAAGTCGACTGGCAGACGGCGCTCGAGTACGTCGGTCACGGTCTGACGGACATTATCCGCGACTTCGGCGCCGACGCCGTTGCCGCGCTGGCCTCGCCGCACGCCACTGTCGAAGAACTGCACCTGCTGCAGAAGTTCGTGCGTGCACTGGGTAGCGACAACGTCGACTTCCGTCTGCGTCAGACGGATGTGTCGGGCGGCACCCAGGGTGCACCGTGGCTCGGCCTGCCGATCGCCGAACTCGATACGCTGCAAAGCGCGCTGGTTGTCGGCTCGTTCCTGCGTAAGGATCATCCGCTGTTCGCCTCGCGTCTGCGCTCGGCCGTGAAGGCCGGTGGTCAACTGAATCTGCTGCACGGCTCGGACGACGATCTGCTGGTGAAGCTCGCCAACAAGATCATCGCGGCACCGAGCGCCTGGGTGAGCGAACTGGCAGGTATCGCCGTCGCCGCTGCGGCTGCCAAGGGCGTTGCCGCCCCGGCAGAACTGGCCGGTGTGAGCGCCAGCGACGCCGCCAAGGCGATCGCCGCTTCGCTGATCAACGGCGAGCGTCGTGCGATTCTGCTGGGTAACGCCGTTGTCCAGCATCCGCAATTCGCTCAATTGCACGCCATCGCACAAGTGATCGCTGACATCACCGGCGCGAAGCTGGGCTTCCTGACGGAAGGCGCGAACACGGTGGGCGGTTATGCCGTGAAGGCGTTGAGCGCGAAGGGCGCTGCGGCACTGTTCGCACAACCGCGTCAGGCTTACCTGCTGCTGGGCGCCGAGCCGGAGTTCGACTCGGCCGACGCGAAGCAAGCACTCACGGCATTGACCGCCGCGAAGATGGTCGTCTCGCTCTCGCCGTTCAAGCACGGCCTCGAATACGCCGACGTGCTGCTGCCGATCGCGCCGTTCACGGAAACGGCGGGTACGTTCGTCAACGCCGAAGGTCTGCCGCAACACTTCAACGGTGTGGTGCGTGCACTGGGCGACACGCGTCCAGGCTGGAAGGTGCTGCGCGTGCTGGGCAATCTGCTCAAGCTGCAAGGTTTCGAGCAAGATACCGCCGAACAGGTGCGTGACGAAGCGCTGGCCGGTTTCTCGCCTGCGTCGCTCGACAACCGCGCCCGCGCGGCACTGGTTGCGCCGAAGGCTGCAAGTCAGGGTCTGGAGCGTCTGGCCGATGTGCCGATCTACGCTGCCGACGCCCTCGTGCGCCGCGCACCGTCGCTGCAACTGACCAACGATGCCAAGGCTGCGCTGCGCGCAACGCTGCCGGCTGCGCTGTTCGACAGCCTGGGTCTCGCCAAGGGCGACGCGGTTCGCGTGCGTCAGGGCGACGCCGTGGTCACGCTGCCGGCCGCTCGCTCGGAAACGCTGCCTGCCAATGTGGTGCGTGTGCCGGCGGCCACGCCGGCGTCCGCCGCGCTTGGCGCGATGTTCGGTGAAATCTCGGTGGAGAAGGTGTAA